Proteins from a genomic interval of Lycium ferocissimum isolate CSIRO_LF1 chromosome 2, AGI_CSIRO_Lferr_CH_V1, whole genome shotgun sequence:
- the LOC132043409 gene encoding GDSL esterase/lipase At1g29670-like, whose translation MGGDLRRWILVVQLVVLGLSLGDYGANAQQVPCYFIFGDSLVDNGNNNNIQSLAKANYLPYGIDYPGGPTGRFSNGKTTVDVIAEQLGFNGIIPPYASARGRDILKGVNYASAAAGIRDETGRQLGGRISFSGQVNNYNNTVRQVVQILGNENAAADYLKKCIYSVGMGSNDYLNNYFMPLYYSSSRQFTPEQYANVLIQQYTQQLKILYSNGARKFALIGVGQIGCSPNALAQNSADGRTCVQRINVANQLFNNKLKALVDTLNGNTPDAKFIYIDAYGIFQDLIENPSAFGFTVTNAGCCGVGRNRGQITCLPFQRPCRNRNAYLFWDAFHPTEAANIIVGRRSYRAQKSSDAYPFDISRLAQL comes from the exons ATGGGTGGTGATTTGAGGAGATGGATATTGGTGGTGCAATTGGTGGTTTTAGGGTTAAGCTTAGGAGATTATGGAGCAAATGCACAACAAGTTCCTTGTTATTTTATCTTTGGTGATTCTTTGGTGGATAATGGAAATAACAACAATATTCAGTCATTGGCTAAGGCTAACTACTTGCCTTATGGTATTGATTACCCTGGTGGTCCTACTGGGAGATTTTCCAATGGAAAAACTACCGTGGATGTCATCG CGGAACAATTGGGCTTCAATGGTATTATTCCACCCTATGCATCTGCTAGAGGCAGAGACATTCTCAAAGGTGTCAATTATGCTTCTGCAGCTGCTGGAATTAGAGATGAAACTGGCAGACAACTG GGAGGAAGGATCAGTTTTTCTGGACAAGTGAATAATTACAATAATACAGTGCGACAAGTGGTGCAAATACTAGGAAATGAAAATGCAGCAGCAGATTATCTTAAGAAGTGCATTTACTCAGTTGGAATGGGCAGCAATGACTATCTCAATAATTATTTCATGCCTCTTTATTATTCCTCTAGCAGACAATTCACTCCTGAACAATATGCTAATGTTCTTATTCAACAATATACTCAGCAACTAAAG ATTTTATACAGCAATGGAGCAAGGAAGTTTGCCTTGATTGGAGTGGGCCAGATAGGGTGCAGCCCAAATGCATTGGCCCAAAATAGCGCAGATGGGAGAACCTGTGTACAAAGAATCAATGTAGCAAACCAGTTATTCAACAACAAACTCAAGGCACTAGTTGATACCTTGAATGGAAATACACCTGACGCAAAATTCATCTACATTGATGCTTATGGGATTTTCCAAGACTTAATTGAAAATCCCTCTGCCTTTG GATTTACCGTGACGAATGCTGGATGTTGTGGGGTCGGGAGAAACAGAGGCCAGATTACATGTCTTCCTTTCCAAAGACCATGCAGAAATAGAAATGCATATCTATTTTGGGATGCATTTCATCCAACTGAAGCTGCAAATATAATTGTTGGGAGGAGATCATACAGAGCTCAAAAGTCATCTGATGCATACCCTTTTGATATTAGTCGCCTAGCTCAACTTTGA
- the LOC132043423 gene encoding GDSL esterase/lipase At5g45670-like: MACCAKIILTISTIFLALNFKTLVEGAPEVPCYFIFGDSLLDNGNNNDLQTKAKANYAPYGIDFPNGPTGRFTNGRNTADFLAERLGFEHYIPPFASTNGSELLEGVNYASGSAGIRNDSGSHLGDRIYLDRQLKNHKVTISRIADLLGNTTSAKKHLNKCLFIVGIGSNDYINNYLMPEIYPSSHLYTPNEYATALITQYSQHLRTLYEDGARKVALFGLGQIGCIPAEMQKHNTRRCVGSTNDAIQLFNSKLKSLVGDLNTNFPDAKFTYINMYSISSVIGVVSVLNRPCCKVLETMPEGQCAPGETPCLLRGIYLFYDNFHPTEIANRIATNRAYNALLPSDVYPVDIRHLIRTNSVYDE; encoded by the exons ATGGCTTGTTGTGCCAAGATAATTTTAACAATTTCCACAATATTTCTAGCCTTGAACTTTAAAACACTTGTGGAAGGTGCACCAGAAGTACCATGCTACTTCATATTTGGAGACTCATTACTTGATAATGGAAATAACAACGACCTTCAAACAAAAGCAAAGGCCAATTATGCACCTTATGGGATTGACTTCCCTAATGGTCCTACTGGTCGATTCACCAATGGCCGCAATACTGCAGACTTCTTAG CGGAACGCTTAGGTTTTGAACACTACATTCCACCATTTGCAAGTACAAATGGTAGTGAGCTCTTGGAAGGTGTAAATTATGCATCTGGTTCTGCTGGAATTCGCAATGACAGCGGAAGTCATCTC GGTGATCGGATTTACTTGGACAGACAattgaaaaatcataaagtCACAATTTCTCGTATTGCTGATTTGTTGGGGAATACAACCTCAGCCAAAAAGCACTTGAATAAGTGCCTTTTCATTGTGGGAATAGGGAGCAATGACTACATCAACAACTACTTGATGCCTGAAATATATCCCTCAAGTCATTTGTATACACCAAACGAATATGCAACTGCCTTGATAACTCAATATTCACAACATCTGAGG ACTTTATACGAAGACGGAGCCAGGAAAGTTGCCCTATTTGGACTAGGCCAAATAGGTTGCATTCCAGCAGAGATGCAAAAACACAATACACGTAGATGTGTGGGCTCAACAAATGATGCCATTCAACTATTCAACAGCAAGCTAAAGTCTCTTGTCGGTGATCTTAATACCAATTTTCCAGACGCAAAATTCACGTATATAAACATGTACAGCATTTCATCAGTCATTG GTGTCGTTAGTGTGTTGAATCGTCCATGTTGTAAAGTTTTGGAAACCATGCCTGAAGGGCAATGTGCTCCTGGAGAAACTCCATGTTTGCTTAGAGGGATTTATCTTTTCTATGATAATTTTCATCCCACTGAGATTGCCAATAGGATTGCAACTAACAGAGCTTATAATGCTCTTCTACCGTCCGATGTTTATCCTGTGGATATCCGTCACTTGATCAGGACCAATAGTGTGTATGATGAGTAA
- the LOC132043431 gene encoding GDSL esterase/lipase At1g29660-like, whose product MACYVKIAFTIFLSLNLKTFIQGAPQIPCFFIFGDSLLDNGNNNDLHTKAKANYAPYGIDFPNDPTGRFTNGRNMEDFLAELLDFDHYIPPFASAQDSEILEGVNYASGSAGIRNDSGSHLDIPGDRIHLDRQLKNHKVTISRLANLLGNITSAKNHLNKCLFIVGIGSNDYINNYLIPEIYPSSHLYTPSEY is encoded by the exons ATGGCTTGTTATGTCAAGATAGCTTTCACAATATTTCTATCTTTGAACTTGAAAACATTTATCCAAGGTGCACCTCAAATACCATGCTTCTTCATATTTGGAGACTCATTACTTGATAATGGAAATAACAACGACCTTCACACAAAGGCAAAGGCTAATTACGCACCCTATGGGATTGACTTCCCTAATGATCCTACTGGTCGATTCACCAATGGACGCAATATGGAAGACTTCCTAG CGGAACTCCTGGATTTTGATCATTACATTCCACCTTTTGCAAGTGCACAAGATAGTGAGATCTTAGAAGGTGTAAATTATGCATCTGGTTCAGCTGGAATTCGCAACGATAGCGGAAGTCATCTTGACATTCCG GGTGATCGGATTCACTTGGACAGACAATTGAAGAATCATAAAGTCACAATTTCACGACTTGCTAATTTACTGGGTAATATAACTTCAGCCAAAAATCACTTGAATAAGTGCCTCTTCATAGTAGGAATAGGGAGCAATGACTACATCAACAACTACTTGATTCCTGAAATATATCCCTCAAGTCATTTGTACACACCAAGCGAATATTGA
- the LOC132047703 gene encoding GDSL esterase/lipase At1g29670-like, whose product MTLQLPSILQQYSVAAINRTLYEDGSRNVALFGLGQLGGIPAELQKHRCVGSVNDAIKLFNSKLKSLVDDLNTNFPEATFTYINVYNILPIIGTLSVLDRPCCKVLETMTEGLCAPGEGPYLLRGIYLFYDNFHPTEIANRVAANRAYNALLPSDAHPMDIRHLIRNNHVYDD is encoded by the exons ATGACACTCCAACTTCCCTCCATTTTGCAGCAGTACTCGGTAGCTGCTATCAACCGA ACTTTATATGAAGATGGATCAAGGAATGTTGCCTTATTTGGACTAGGCCAATTAGGTGGCATCCCCGCAGAGCTGCAAAAACACAGATGCGTGGGTTCAGTAAATGATGCAATTAAACTGTTTAACAGCAAGCTAAAGTCTCTTGTAGATGATCTTAATACCAATTTTCCAGAAGCAACGTTCACATATATAAACGTATACAACATTTTACCAATCATCG GTACACTTAGTGTGTTGGATCGTCCATGTTGTAAAGTTTTGGAAACCATGACTGAAGGGCTATGTGCTCCTGGAGAAGGACCATATTTGCTTAGGGGAATTTATCTTTTCTATGATAATTTTCATCCCACTGAGATTGCCAATAGAGTCGCCGCTAACAGAGCTTATAATGCTCTTCTACCGTCTGATGCTCATCCTATGGATATCCGTCACTTGATCAGGAACAATCATGTGTATGATGATTAA